The following are from one region of the Streptococcus sp. 1643 genome:
- a CDS encoding DUF3021 domain-containing protein — protein MKKQIFHDAAAGVLIGLILSILFSLIYAPNTYAPLSPESLIGQAMVQHQIHGALVLLYCMIIWSAIGVLFSFGSRLFSRDWSLLRATLSHFFLMLAGFVPLATLAGWFPFHWTFYLQLIPEFAIVYLIIWAILYKREAKKVDHINQLLAHKK, from the coding sequence ATGAAAAAACAAATCTTTCACGATGCAGCTGCTGGTGTTCTTATCGGCCTCATCCTCTCTATCCTTTTTTCACTCATTTATGCCCCAAATACCTATGCCCCGCTGAGCCCCGAGTCTCTGATCGGACAAGCGATGGTGCAACATCAGATTCACGGTGCCCTGGTCTTGCTCTACTGTATGATCATCTGGTCAGCTATCGGAGTTCTCTTTAGCTTTGGCAGTCGCTTATTCAGCCGTGACTGGAGCTTACTCCGTGCCACACTTTCCCATTTCTTCCTCATGCTGGCTGGCTTTGTTCCACTAGCAACTCTAGCTGGTTGGTTCCCCTTCCACTGGACCTTCTATCTCCAGCTCATTCCAGAGTTTGCTATTGTCTACCTCATCATCTGGGCTATTCTCTATAAAAGAGAAGCTAAAAAAGTGGACCACATCAATCAACTCTTGGCTCATAAAAAGTAA
- a CDS encoding LytTR family DNA-binding domain-containing protein translates to MKVELQIKETYEEEKLIVQTPQPTEKVQKVIEFAENIDQKETIKGKIDNQVYLIEISKIQRFYIENRKVLAETASQTYSVDLRLYQVLELLPTTFIQISQSEIVNIDSISHLKLTPNGLVEIFLKNESFTYSSRRYLKTIKEKLEL, encoded by the coding sequence ATGAAAGTAGAACTACAGATTAAGGAGACTTACGAGGAGGAAAAGCTGATTGTCCAAACTCCTCAGCCGACCGAAAAAGTCCAGAAAGTCATCGAGTTCGCAGAAAATATTGACCAAAAAGAAACAATCAAAGGTAAGATCGATAATCAGGTCTATCTAATTGAAATTAGTAAGATACAACGCTTCTATATCGAGAATCGCAAGGTTCTAGCAGAAACTGCATCTCAGACCTACAGCGTTGATTTGCGACTCTATCAGGTTCTTGAACTCTTGCCGACCACTTTTATCCAAATTTCCCAATCTGAAATCGTCAATATCGACTCCATCTCTCATCTCAAGCTCACGCCCAACGGTCTGGTTGAAATTTTCTTAAAAAACGAAAGCTTCACCTACTCTTCACGCCGCTACCTAAAAACCATCAAGGAGAAATTAGAACTATGA
- the mutL gene encoding DNA mismatch repair endonuclease MutL: protein MSQIIELPEVLANQIAAGEVIERPASVVKELVENAIDAGSSQIIIEIEEAGLKKIQITDNGHGIAHDEVELALRRHATSKIKNQADLFRIRTLGFRGEALPSIASVSVLTLLTAVDGASHGTKLVARGGEVEAITPATSPVGTKVCVEDLFFNTPARLKYMKSQQAELSHIIDIVNRLGLAHPEISFSLISDGKEMTRTAGTGQLRQAIAGIYGLASAKKMIAIENSDLDFEITGFVSLPELTRANRNYISLFINGRYIKNFLLNRAILDGYGSKLMVGRFPLAVIHIHIDPYLADVNVHPTKQEVRISKEKELMALVSEAISNSLKEQALIPDALENLAKSTVRNRQKVEQTILPLKENTLYYEKTELSRPCQAEVADHQVELTEEGRDLTLFAKETLDQLTKPAKLHFAERKPANYDQLDHPELDLASLDKAYDKLEREESSSFPELEFFGQMHGTYLFAQGRDGLYIIDQHAAQERVKYEEYRESIGNVDQSQQQLLVPYIFEFPADDALRLRERMALLEEVGVFLAEYGENQFILREHPIWMAEEEIESGIYEMCDMLLLTKEVSIKKYRAELAIMMSCKRSIKANHRIDDHSARQLLYQLSQCDNPYNCPHGRPVLVHFTKSDMEKMFRRIQENHTSLRELGKY, encoded by the coding sequence ATGTCTCAAATTATTGAATTGCCAGAGGTGCTGGCAAACCAGATAGCGGCAGGAGAGGTCATTGAACGTCCTGCCAGTGTAGTCAAAGAGTTGGTAGAAAATGCTATTGACGCGGGCTCTAGCCAGATTATCATTGAGATTGAGGAAGCTGGTCTCAAGAAAATTCAAATCACAGATAATGGTCATGGAATTGCCCACGATGAGGTGGAATTGGCCTTGCGTCGTCATGCAACCAGTAAGATAAAAAATCAAGCAGACCTCTTTCGGATTCGGACGCTCGGATTTCGAGGTGAAGCCCTGCCCTCTATCGCTTCTGTTAGTGTCTTGACTTTGTTGACGGCGGTGGATGGTGCGAGTCATGGGACCAAGCTCGTTGCGCGTGGGGGTGAAGTCGAAGCAATCACTCCTGCGACAAGTCCAGTGGGGACCAAGGTTTGTGTAGAGGACCTCTTTTTCAACACGCCTGCACGTCTCAAGTATATGAAGAGCCAGCAGGCGGAGCTGTCTCATATCATTGATATTGTCAACCGTCTGGGCTTGGCCCATCCAGAGATTTCTTTTAGTTTGATTAGTGATGGCAAGGAAATGACACGAACAGCTGGTACGGGTCAACTACGCCAAGCTATTGCTGGAATTTATGGCTTGGCGAGTGCCAAGAAGATGATAGCCATTGAGAATTCGGATCTAGACTTTGAAATTACAGGTTTTGTGTCCTTGCCTGAGTTGACTCGGGCTAATCGCAACTATATCAGCCTCTTCATCAATGGGCGATATATCAAGAACTTCTTGCTCAATCGTGCAATTTTGGATGGCTATGGCAGCAAGCTCATGGTGGGCCGTTTTCCACTGGCTGTCATTCACATCCATATCGACCCTTATCTAGCGGATGTCAATGTGCATCCGACCAAGCAAGAAGTGCGGATTTCTAAGGAAAAAGAACTGATGGCGTTAGTCTCAGAAGCTATTTCTAACAGTCTCAAAGAGCAAGCCTTGATCCCTGATGCCTTGGAAAATCTTGCCAAGTCGACCGTGCGCAATCGTCAAAAGGTAGAACAGACCATTCTCCCACTCAAAGAAAATACGCTCTACTATGAAAAAACAGAACTCTCAAGACCTTGTCAAGCTGAGGTGGCTGATCATCAGGTTGAATTAACTGAGGAAGGTAGGGACTTAACCCTGTTTGCCAAGGAAACCTTGGACCAGCTAACCAAGCCCGCAAAACTGCATTTTGCAGAGAGAAAGCCTGCTAACTACGACCAACTAGACCATCCAGAGTTAGATCTTGCTAGCCTCGATAAGGCTTATGACAAGCTAGAGCGAGAAGAATCATCCAGCTTCCCAGAGTTGGAGTTTTTCGGACAAATGCATGGAACTTATCTCTTTGCCCAAGGGCGAGATGGCCTCTACATCATAGACCAGCACGCGGCTCAGGAACGAGTTAAGTACGAGGAATACCGTGAAAGCATCGGCAATGTTGACCAGAGCCAGCAGCAACTCCTAGTGCCCTACATCTTTGAGTTCCCAGCAGATGATGCCCTTCGTCTCAGGGAAAGAATGGCACTTTTAGAGGAAGTGGGCGTCTTTCTAGCAGAGTACGGAGAAAATCAATTTATACTGCGTGAACATCCTATTTGGATGGCAGAAGAAGAAATCGAGTCTGGCATCTATGAAATGTGTGATATGCTCCTCTTGACCAAGGAAGTTTCGATCAAGAAATACCGAGCAGAGCTGGCTATCATGATGTCCTGCAAGCGGTCTATCAAGGCCAACCATCGTATCGATGACCACTCAGCCAGACAGCTCCTTTATCAGCTTTCTCAATGTGACAATCCCTATAACTGTCCACACGGACGTCCCGTTTTGGTGCATTTCACCAAGTCGGATATGGAAAAGATGTTCCGACGTATTCAAGAAAATCATACCAGTCTTCGTGAGTTGGGGAAATATTAA